In Candidatus Sodalis pierantonius str. SOPE, one DNA window encodes the following:
- the fbaA gene encoding class II fructose-bisphosphate aldolase: MSKIFDFVKPGVITGDDVQKVFAVAKENNFALPAVNCVGTDSINAALEAAAKVRAPIIVQFSNGGAAFIAGKGLKAEGQTAAVLGAVSGALHVHHMAEHYGIPVILHTDHCAKKLLPWLDGLLDAGEKHYAATGKPLFSSHMIDLSEESLEENIKISANYLTRMAKLDMTLEIELGCTGGEEDGVDNSHLDNSALYTQPEDVAYAYEKLHAISPRFTIAAAFGNVHGVYKPGNVQLTPKILDNSQKYVSERFGLPAKSLNLVFHGGSGSTPEEIKEAVSYGVVKMNIDTDTQWATWEGILKYYQKNEGYLQAQLGNPEGADKPNKKFYDPRVWIRAGQASMATRLELAFKELNAIDVL, from the coding sequence ATGTCTAAGATTTTCGATTTTGTGAAACCAGGTGTTATCACCGGTGATGACGTTCAGAAAGTGTTCGCTGTCGCGAAAGAAAACAACTTTGCTCTGCCCGCCGTCAACTGTGTAGGCACCGATTCCATAAATGCGGCGCTGGAAGCGGCCGCAAAAGTGCGTGCGCCGATTATCGTGCAGTTCTCCAACGGCGGCGCCGCTTTTATTGCCGGCAAAGGCTTGAAAGCCGAAGGCCAGACCGCTGCGGTGCTGGGCGCGGTGTCCGGCGCGCTGCACGTGCATCATATGGCCGAGCATTACGGTATCCCCGTTATTCTGCATACCGACCATTGCGCCAAGAAATTGCTGCCGTGGCTTGACGGACTGCTGGACGCTGGCGAGAAGCATTATGCCGCCACCGGCAAACCGCTGTTCTCATCCCATATGATCGACCTCTCTGAAGAGTCGCTGGAAGAGAACATTAAAATCAGCGCCAATTATCTGACGCGTATGGCGAAACTGGACATGACGCTGGAAATCGAGCTGGGTTGCACCGGCGGCGAAGAAGACGGCGTCGACAATAGCCATCTGGACAACTCCGCGCTCTACACCCAGCCGGAAGATGTCGCCTATGCCTATGAAAAACTGCATGCCATCAGCCCGCGCTTCACCATCGCGGCCGCTTTCGGTAATGTTCACGGCGTGTACAAGCCTGGCAACGTGCAGCTGACGCCAAAAATCCTTGATAACTCCCAGAAATACGTTTCAGAAAGATTTGGTCTCCCGGCCAAATCTTTGAATCTGGTCTTCCACGGCGGTTCGGGCTCTACGCCGGAAGAAATCAAGGAAGCCGTCAGCTACGGCGTGGTCAAGATGAACATTGATACCGATACCCAGTGGGCAACGTGGGAAGGTATTCTGAAATATTATCAGAAAAACGAAGGTTATCTGCAGGCTCAGCTGGGCAATCCCGAAGGCGCTGATAAACCCAACAAGAAGTTCTACGATCCGCGCGTATGGATCCGCGCCGGTCAGGCATCCATGGCAACGCGCCTGGAGCTGGCCTTTAAAGAACTGAACGCTATCGACGTACTGTAA